The Nocardia arthritidis genome has a window encoding:
- a CDS encoding SPFH domain-containing protein, translated as MAVLIVAAVLVLLVVVVVFKSIALVPQAEAAVIERLGRYSRTVSGQLTFLVPFADRVRAKVDLRERVVSFPPQPVITEDNLTLHIDTVVYFQVTSPQAAVYEISNYIAAVEQLTVTTLRNVVGGMTLEQTLTSRDQINGQLRGVLDEATGRWGLRVARVELKSIDPPPSIQESMEKQMKADREKRAMILTAEGTRESQIKTAEGAKQAQILSAEGSKQAAILSAEGERQSRILRAQGERAAAYLQAQGQAKAIEKVFAAIKSGKPTPELLAYQYMQTLPLVAKGDANKVWLVPSDFGKALEGFAKSFGTQGEDGVFRYEPPTADGAETKAAEDDSEVADWFDTSSDPNIERAVRAAEASARVPVEGLVPQVPQVPNATPPQPPAQQPEAYQPPPPPAYRPEDPHGRPWQPPSGYQQ; from the coding sequence ATGGCTGTATTGATCGTTGCCGCCGTCCTTGTCCTATTGGTCGTGGTGGTGGTGTTCAAATCGATCGCCCTGGTTCCGCAGGCGGAGGCGGCGGTCATCGAGCGGCTCGGCCGATATTCGCGGACCGTGTCCGGCCAGTTGACATTCCTGGTGCCCTTCGCGGACAGGGTGCGGGCCAAGGTGGACCTGCGCGAACGGGTGGTGTCGTTCCCGCCGCAGCCGGTGATCACCGAGGACAACCTGACCCTGCACATCGACACCGTGGTGTACTTCCAGGTCACCAGCCCGCAGGCGGCGGTGTACGAGATCAGCAACTACATCGCCGCGGTCGAGCAGCTCACGGTGACGACGCTGCGCAACGTGGTCGGCGGCATGACCCTGGAGCAGACGCTGACCTCCCGCGATCAGATCAACGGCCAGCTGCGCGGCGTACTCGACGAGGCCACCGGCCGCTGGGGCCTGCGGGTGGCGCGCGTCGAGCTGAAGAGTATCGATCCGCCGCCGTCGATCCAGGAGTCGATGGAAAAGCAGATGAAGGCCGACCGCGAGAAGCGGGCCATGATCCTCACCGCGGAAGGTACCCGCGAATCGCAGATCAAGACGGCCGAGGGCGCCAAGCAGGCGCAGATCCTGTCCGCCGAGGGTTCCAAGCAGGCGGCCATCCTGTCCGCGGAAGGTGAACGGCAGAGCCGGATCCTGCGCGCACAGGGTGAGCGCGCCGCCGCCTACCTGCAGGCGCAGGGCCAGGCAAAGGCCATCGAAAAGGTCTTCGCGGCAATCAAATCCGGTAAGCCGACACCGGAACTGCTTGCCTACCAGTACATGCAGACCCTGCCGCTGGTCGCCAAGGGCGACGCGAACAAGGTGTGGCTGGTGCCGAGCGATTTCGGCAAGGCGCTGGAGGGTTTCGCGAAGAGTTTCGGCACGCAGGGCGAGGACGGCGTCTTCCGGTACGAGCCGCCGACTGCCGACGGCGCGGAAACCAAAGCCGCGGAGGACGATTCGGAGGTGGCGGATTGGTTCGACACCTCGTCGGATCCGAATATCGAGCGGGCGGTGCGTGCGGCCGAGGCCAGTGCGCGGGTGCCGGTGGAGGGATTGGTGCCGCAGGTGCCGCAGGTCCCGAATGCCACGCCGCCGCAGCCGCCCGCCCAGCAGCCGGAGGCCTATCAGCCGCCCCCGCCCCCGGCCTATCGTCCGGAGGATCCGCACGGACGTCCGTGGCAGCCGCCGAGCGGCTACCAGCAGTAG
- a CDS encoding ferrochelatase → MAYDALLLLSFGGPERPEDVMPFLENVTRGRGVPPERLAEVAQHYLHFGGVSPINALNRDIIKAVEGEFASRGIDLPVYFGNRNWHPMVEDTVERMRADGIRSALVFPTSAWGGYSGCLQYQEDIVRARASVGPDAPEMLKLRQYFDHPLLIEAFADAIRAAVAELPRDVRDAARLVFTAHSIPVRADAVAGPPGTGELYSRQVAEAARLCAAATGFDDYDLVWQSRSGPPQVPWLEPDIVDHLDRIAESGVRAVVVCPVGFVSDHLEVIWDLDNEARDRAAELGIAFARAATPGTDPRFAQLVAELVDEQLTGSAAAHLSTFESLGCTLNGAPCAIGCCGSRRE, encoded by the coding sequence ATGGCTTACGACGCGCTGCTGCTGCTCTCGTTCGGCGGCCCCGAACGCCCCGAGGACGTGATGCCGTTCCTGGAGAACGTCACTCGGGGCCGGGGCGTGCCGCCGGAGCGACTCGCCGAGGTCGCGCAGCACTATCTGCACTTCGGCGGTGTTTCGCCGATCAACGCGCTCAACCGCGACATCATCAAGGCGGTGGAGGGCGAATTCGCTTCGCGCGGAATTGATCTGCCGGTGTACTTCGGTAACCGGAATTGGCATCCGATGGTGGAGGACACCGTCGAGCGGATGCGCGCCGACGGAATCCGTTCCGCCCTGGTATTTCCCACATCGGCATGGGGCGGGTACTCGGGTTGCCTGCAGTACCAGGAAGATATCGTCCGGGCGCGCGCGTCCGTCGGCCCGGATGCGCCCGAAATGCTCAAGCTGCGACAGTATTTCGACCATCCGCTGCTGATCGAGGCGTTCGCCGACGCCATCCGCGCCGCGGTCGCCGAACTGCCGCGGGATGTTCGCGATGCGGCGCGGTTGGTATTCACCGCGCATTCGATCCCGGTGCGCGCCGACGCCGTCGCGGGCCCGCCCGGCACCGGTGAGCTGTACAGCCGCCAGGTCGCCGAGGCGGCCCGATTGTGCGCGGCGGCAACGGGATTCGACGACTACGACCTGGTGTGGCAGTCCCGCTCCGGCCCGCCGCAGGTGCCGTGGCTGGAACCCGACATCGTCGACCACCTGGACCGGATCGCCGAATCGGGCGTGCGCGCGGTGGTCGTCTGCCCCGTCGGATTCGTCTCCGACCACCTCGAGGTGATCTGGGATCTCGACAACGAGGCCAGGGACCGGGCCGCCGAACTCGGCATCGCCTTCGCCCGCGCGGCCACACCCGGCACCGACCCGCGATTCGCCCAACTGGTCGCCGAGTTGGTCGACGAGCAGCTGACCGGTTCCGCTGCGGCGCATTTGAGCACCTTCGAAAGCTTGGGCTGCACCCTGAACGGTGCGCCGTGCGCCATCGGCTGCTGCGGGTCGCGCCGGGAGTAG
- a CDS encoding O-methyltransferase: protein MSGTEWAEVDDYVVSALVTDPETEAALQANAEAGLPPIDVSEAQGKFLELIARTAGARRVLEIGTLGGYSTIWLARAVGEKGKVITLEYQQKHAEVARENLDRAGVGERVEIRVGAALDTLPVLAQEQPEPFDLVFIDADKVNNSNYVRWALRLTRPGSVIIVDNVVRNGGVADADSDDAAIKASREVIELFGTDIGASATVLQTVGRKGWDGFIYAVVDGEPTV, encoded by the coding sequence ATGAGCGGAACCGAATGGGCTGAAGTAGATGACTACGTGGTGAGCGCGCTGGTGACCGATCCGGAAACGGAAGCGGCGCTGCAGGCGAATGCGGAGGCCGGGCTGCCGCCGATCGATGTAAGCGAGGCGCAGGGCAAATTCCTCGAGCTGATCGCCCGCACCGCGGGCGCGCGACGGGTGCTGGAGATCGGCACGCTCGGCGGCTACAGCACGATCTGGCTGGCCAGGGCGGTCGGGGAGAAGGGCAAGGTGATCACCCTCGAATACCAGCAGAAGCATGCCGAGGTGGCCAGGGAGAACCTGGACCGGGCCGGTGTCGGCGAGCGGGTGGAGATCCGGGTGGGCGCCGCGTTGGACACGCTGCCCGTGCTGGCGCAGGAGCAGCCGGAACCCTTCGATCTGGTGTTCATCGACGCGGACAAGGTCAACAACAGCAATTATGTGCGGTGGGCGCTGCGGCTGACCCGGCCCGGTTCGGTGATCATCGTCGACAATGTGGTGCGCAATGGCGGTGTGGCCGACGCCGATTCGGACGATGCGGCGATCAAGGCGAGCCGCGAGGTGATCGAGCTGTTCGGCACCGATATCGGCGCGTCGGCGACCGTACTGCAGACGGTGGGTCGCAAAGGCTGGGACGGCTTCATCTACGCGGTGGTCGACGGCGAACCGACGGTCTGA
- a CDS encoding CPBP family intramembrane glutamic endopeptidase, protein MVVWWLVLTRGVSAVFGAEYTHGLHILRALGATLVTVPLIYAARRWLDRRPWSGLEWTSFARGWRQFLFGAACWAVPAGVTAAVLLGLGWADIDPRTSLPRTLLSLAGLVVLVLLFEAIPEELIFRGYFFANLRERYSAAVTVVGQAALFTAWGVLHGSATTIDRIVLFFVFALVLGALRAKTGSLWTSIGFHAAFQVTTQFLATNHWNNIALHDPDLAMGGLAFVVAPFLATAAVLLAAQGIRGWSRS, encoded by the coding sequence GTGGTTGTCTGGTGGCTGGTGCTGACCCGTGGGGTGTCCGCGGTGTTCGGTGCCGAGTACACCCACGGCCTGCATATCTTGCGCGCGTTGGGCGCGACGTTGGTGACGGTTCCGTTGATCTACGCGGCGCGGCGCTGGTTGGACCGGCGGCCTTGGTCCGGACTCGAGTGGACCTCGTTCGCGCGTGGGTGGCGGCAGTTTCTGTTCGGCGCGGCGTGCTGGGCCGTTCCGGCCGGGGTGACCGCGGCGGTGCTGCTCGGGCTCGGCTGGGCCGATATCGATCCGCGCACCTCGCTGCCGCGGACGCTGCTCTCGCTGGCGGGACTCGTGGTGCTGGTATTGCTGTTCGAGGCGATTCCGGAGGAGCTCATCTTTCGCGGCTACTTCTTCGCCAACCTTCGCGAGCGCTACTCCGCCGCCGTTACGGTGGTGGGCCAGGCCGCGCTGTTCACCGCATGGGGTGTGCTGCACGGTTCGGCGACGACGATCGATCGGATCGTGCTGTTCTTCGTCTTCGCACTGGTACTCGGTGCGCTGCGGGCGAAAACCGGAAGCCTGTGGACCAGTATCGGATTCCACGCCGCATTCCAGGTGACCACGCAATTCCTGGCGACCAACCACTGGAACAACATCGCCCTGCACGATCCGGATCTGGCCATGGGCGGCTTGGCCTTCGTGGTCGCCCCGTTCCTCGCCACGGCCGCGGTGCTGTTGGCTGCCCAAGGAATTCGGGGGTGGTCACGAAGCTAA
- the fabG1 gene encoding 3-oxoacyl-ACP reductase FabG1, whose product MSNLTSRSVLVTGGNRGIGLAVAQRLHADGHKVAVTHRGSGAPDGLFGVKCDVTDAESIDRAFSEVEAHQGAVEVVVANAGITDNTLLMRMSEEQFSRVIDANLTGAFRVAKRANRAMLRARWGRIIFLGSVIGQMGAPGSVNYAASKAGLVGMARAITREIGSRNITANVVAPGLIDSDMTREDMTEEMRETALKVIPAGRMGQAEEVAAAISFLASDEASYITGAIIPVDGGMGMGH is encoded by the coding sequence ATGTCGAACCTCACATCCCGGTCCGTGCTGGTGACCGGCGGTAATCGCGGCATCGGACTCGCGGTCGCGCAGCGTCTGCACGCCGACGGGCACAAGGTGGCCGTCACCCATCGTGGTTCGGGGGCGCCGGACGGTCTGTTCGGTGTGAAATGCGATGTGACGGATGCGGAATCGATCGATCGAGCGTTTTCCGAGGTCGAGGCGCATCAGGGTGCGGTGGAAGTCGTTGTCGCCAATGCGGGCATCACCGATAACACGCTGTTGATGCGGATGAGCGAGGAGCAGTTCAGTCGCGTCATCGATGCGAATCTGACCGGTGCGTTCCGCGTCGCCAAGCGTGCCAACCGAGCGATGCTGCGCGCCCGTTGGGGTCGCATCATCTTCCTCGGCTCGGTAATCGGTCAGATGGGTGCGCCCGGGTCGGTCAACTACGCCGCCTCGAAGGCGGGCCTGGTCGGTATGGCACGTGCGATCACGCGGGAGATCGGCTCGCGCAACATCACCGCCAACGTGGTGGCACCCGGACTCATTGACAGTGACATGACTCGGGAAGACATGACCGAGGAGATGCGCGAGACGGCACTGAAGGTCATCCCCGCAGGGCGGATGGGGCAGGCCGAAGAGGTCGCCGCGGCCATCAGCTTCCTCGCCTCCGACGAGGCCTCCTACATCACCGGCGCGATTATCCCGGTCGATGGCGGCATGGGCATGGGCCACTGA
- a CDS encoding NfeD family protein, translating into MAAIFFLVAGALLAAAEMLTGDFTLLMLGGGALITAGIGFGAGTPVVADAVIFAVASLLLLFVVRPVLLRRFATPPPVATNVAALTGKSGLVLERVAEHSGRIKLGGEVWTARPLDPTEEYPEGETVYVMKIDGATAVVWKGP; encoded by the coding sequence GTGGCCGCAATCTTTTTCCTGGTCGCGGGAGCTCTGCTCGCGGCGGCGGAGATGCTCACCGGTGATTTCACCTTGCTCATGCTCGGTGGCGGCGCGCTCATAACCGCCGGTATCGGATTCGGCGCCGGCACCCCGGTGGTGGCCGATGCGGTGATCTTCGCGGTGGCCTCGCTGCTGCTGTTGTTCGTGGTGCGGCCGGTTCTGTTGCGGCGCTTCGCAACTCCGCCGCCGGTCGCCACCAATGTCGCGGCGCTGACCGGCAAGTCGGGGCTGGTGCTCGAACGGGTCGCCGAGCACAGCGGCCGGATCAAGCTGGGCGGTGAGGTGTGGACCGCCCGGCCGCTCGATCCGACGGAGGAGTATCCGGAGGGTGAAACGGTGTACGTCATGAAGATCGACGGCGCGACCGCCGTCGTCTGGAAGGGGCCGTAA
- a CDS encoding DUF3097 domain-containing protein, which yields MSSRDRYGDIFSGHPRKQRRAVPTVVAERDLVVEDAATGFCGAVVGFERSYDGEFVKLEDARGAVRLFALREAAFLIDGEPVTLVRPTVRQPKQPARSASGSTRVEGLRAKVAKASRIWVEGVHDAALVERVWGHDLRVEGVVVEHLEGLDNLAERLTEFGPGPGRRVGVLVDHLVTGSKETRLSTGLGPHVLVTGHPYIDVWQAVRPSAVGIAAWPDIPRGEDWKTGVCRRLGWGTPQDGWRRVYDAVESFRDLETPLIGAVERLIDFVTEPE from the coding sequence GTGAGTTCCCGTGACAGGTACGGCGATATCTTCTCCGGCCATCCACGCAAACAGCGCCGCGCGGTGCCGACGGTGGTGGCGGAGCGGGATCTGGTCGTCGAGGATGCGGCGACCGGATTCTGCGGCGCCGTAGTCGGTTTCGAACGCAGCTACGACGGCGAGTTCGTGAAATTGGAGGACGCGCGCGGCGCGGTGCGGCTGTTCGCGCTGCGCGAGGCGGCCTTCCTGATCGACGGCGAACCGGTCACCCTGGTGCGGCCTACCGTGCGACAACCCAAGCAGCCCGCCCGTTCCGCCTCGGGCTCCACCCGGGTCGAGGGCCTGCGCGCCAAGGTCGCCAAGGCCAGCCGCATCTGGGTGGAGGGCGTGCACGACGCGGCGTTGGTCGAGCGGGTGTGGGGCCATGACCTGCGGGTCGAGGGCGTTGTGGTGGAACACCTGGAGGGTTTGGACAATCTGGCCGAGCGGCTCACCGAATTCGGCCCCGGCCCCGGCCGCCGGGTCGGCGTGCTGGTCGATCACCTGGTCACCGGGTCGAAGGAGACCAGGCTCAGCACCGGACTCGGCCCGCACGTGCTGGTCACCGGGCATCCGTACATCGATGTGTGGCAGGCGGTGCGGCCGTCCGCCGTCGGCATCGCGGCGTGGCCGGACATCCCGCGCGGCGAGGACTGGAAGACCGGGGTGTGCCGCAGGCTCGGCTGGGGCACACCGCAGGACGGGTGGCGGCGAGTGTACGACGCCGTCGAATCGTTCCGCGACCTGGAAACCCCGCTCATCGGCGCGGTGGAACGGCTCATCGATTTCGTCACCGAACCCGAGTGA
- the inhA gene encoding NADH-dependent enoyl-ACP reductase InhA — protein MGGLLAGKTILITGIITDSSIAFHAAAVAQEQGAKVIITGIPERLRLIDRIAKRLPQEVPPAIGLDVTSEEDLATLAERVREHAPEGVDGVLHSIAFAPKTLMGPDAVPFLDGPGPDAAKAFEISAWSYASLARAVLPVMNEGGSIVGMDFDPRTAMPFYNWMGVAKAALESVNRYVAREVGNAKRIRSNLIAAGPIKTLAAKAIAGTATDDAAKLNQLNTYWDGASPIGWDVDDPTVVARSICALLSDWLPGTTGSIIYVDGGASHNTWFPENFSAN, from the coding sequence ATGGGCGGACTGCTCGCAGGTAAGACCATCCTGATCACCGGCATCATCACCGATTCGTCGATCGCGTTCCACGCGGCGGCGGTGGCCCAGGAGCAGGGCGCCAAGGTGATCATCACCGGCATCCCGGAACGGCTGCGGCTGATCGATCGGATCGCCAAGCGGCTGCCGCAGGAGGTCCCGCCCGCCATCGGGCTCGACGTCACCAGCGAGGAGGATCTGGCGACGCTGGCCGAGCGGGTGCGCGAGCACGCCCCCGAGGGTGTCGACGGCGTGCTGCACTCCATCGCGTTCGCGCCGAAAACCCTGATGGGGCCGGATGCGGTGCCGTTCCTCGACGGTCCGGGCCCGGATGCGGCCAAGGCGTTCGAAATCTCCGCGTGGAGCTACGCCTCGCTGGCCCGCGCCGTGCTGCCGGTGATGAACGAGGGCGGTTCGATCGTCGGCATGGACTTCGACCCGCGCACCGCCATGCCGTTCTACAACTGGATGGGCGTCGCCAAGGCCGCGCTGGAGTCGGTGAACCGGTATGTGGCCCGAGAAGTGGGCAATGCCAAGCGGATTCGCTCCAACCTGATCGCGGCGGGCCCGATCAAGACGCTGGCCGCCAAGGCCATCGCGGGCACCGCCACCGACGACGCGGCCAAGCTGAACCAGCTCAACACCTACTGGGACGGCGCGTCCCCGATCGGCTGGGACGTCGACGATCCGACGGTGGTGGCCAGGTCGATCTGCGCGCTGCTCTCGGATTGGCTGCCCGGCACCACCGGTTCGATCATCTACGTGGATGGTGGCGCCAGCCACAACACCTGGTTCCCCGAGAATTTCTCGGCAAACTGA
- a CDS encoding VWA domain-containing protein: MSISGFTSAVWLGFLVIVALIVLGYVLVQVSRHKNTLRFTNMELLEKVAPTRPSLLRHIPIVLLVAGLVFLTIAAAGPTAVKKVARNRATVMLVMDVSLSMEATDVPPSRIEVAKKAGKEFVDGLPSGLNIGFITFAGTASVLVTPTPNHEQAKAAIDNIKLAERTATGEGIITALQAIDTLGSVLGGSQDPPPARIVLMSDGKQTVPAFEDVDNPRHEYVAARLAKSKHVPISTISYGTSWGAVDIPDPSDGSTKRQSVPVDDDAMREIARLSGGEFYKASSLTELTQVYNTLQEQIGFELTRGDASRPWLLLGMLFVAAGVVTGLLGRQRLP; the protein is encoded by the coding sequence TCACCTCTGCTGTCTGGCTCGGCTTCCTCGTGATCGTCGCGCTGATCGTGCTCGGCTATGTGCTCGTTCAGGTGTCACGGCACAAGAACACGCTGCGCTTCACCAATATGGAGCTGCTGGAGAAGGTCGCCCCGACGCGGCCGAGTCTGTTGCGGCACATACCGATCGTGCTCCTGGTGGCGGGCCTGGTATTTCTCACCATCGCCGCCGCCGGGCCCACCGCGGTCAAGAAGGTGGCCCGCAACCGCGCCACCGTCATGCTGGTGATGGACGTATCGCTCTCGATGGAGGCGACCGACGTGCCGCCCAGCCGAATCGAGGTCGCGAAGAAGGCGGGTAAGGAATTCGTCGACGGGCTGCCATCGGGTTTGAACATCGGATTCATCACCTTCGCGGGCACCGCGTCGGTGCTGGTGACGCCGACCCCGAACCATGAACAGGCCAAGGCGGCCATCGACAACATCAAACTCGCCGAACGCACCGCGACCGGCGAGGGCATCATCACCGCGCTGCAGGCCATCGACACACTGGGTTCGGTGCTCGGCGGTTCGCAGGACCCGCCGCCCGCCCGCATCGTGCTGATGTCCGACGGTAAGCAGACCGTTCCGGCGTTCGAGGATGTGGACAATCCGCGGCACGAATACGTCGCGGCTCGGCTGGCGAAGAGCAAACACGTTCCGATCTCGACGATTTCGTATGGCACGAGCTGGGGTGCGGTGGATATTCCGGACCCGAGTGACGGCAGCACCAAGCGGCAGTCCGTACCCGTCGACGATGACGCGATGCGGGAGATCGCCCGGCTGTCCGGCGGTGAGTTCTACAAGGCATCCAGCCTGACCGAACTCACGCAGGTGTACAACACGCTGCAGGAGCAGATCGGCTTCGAGCTCACCAGGGGCGATGCCAGTCGACCTTGGCTGCTGCTCGGCATGCTGTTCGTCGCCGCCGGTGTCGTGACGGGTCTGCTCGGCAGGCAACGGTTGCCCTGA
- a CDS encoding S1 family peptidase, whose amino-acid sequence MINRRRIAAAFATAPLGLASFTAPAAAVIGGAPADAASYPWLAAIGSPLFATRADGQFCAGVLIAPDRLLTAAHCAVIAQFAPIPPAITFGRTELAAPGGDNVRVKEIRVDPDFRVSLVDGDLAFQNDLAILTLDRPLPGPIAETGAPHGDSGAVVGWGATTPDNWSNTALHTATVPIVPDDRCGTAYGPTYDPATMLCAGSTAADTGQFDSGGPLLVDGRVIAILSWGKSGDHPGVYMRIPALNF is encoded by the coding sequence ATGATCAACCGTCGCCGGATCGCCGCCGCGTTCGCGACCGCACCGCTCGGACTCGCAAGTTTCACCGCACCCGCCGCGGCGGTGATCGGCGGCGCGCCCGCCGACGCCGCGTCCTATCCGTGGCTTGCCGCCATCGGATCGCCGCTGTTCGCCACGCGCGCGGACGGACAATTCTGCGCAGGCGTGCTCATCGCGCCGGACCGGCTGCTCACCGCGGCGCACTGCGCCGTCATCGCGCAGTTCGCGCCCATCCCACCGGCCATCACCTTCGGCCGCACCGAACTGGCCGCGCCCGGCGGAGATAACGTGCGCGTCAAGGAGATTCGGGTGGATCCGGATTTCCGTGTCTCGCTCGTCGACGGTGATCTCGCCTTCCAGAACGATCTGGCCATCCTCACCCTGGACCGGCCACTGCCCGGCCCGATCGCGGAAACCGGTGCGCCACACGGCGATTCTGGTGCGGTCGTCGGCTGGGGCGCGACGACGCCGGACAATTGGTCGAATACCGCCCTGCACACCGCGACGGTCCCGATCGTGCCGGATGACCGGTGCGGCACCGCATATGGACCCACCTACGACCCGGCGACCATGCTGTGCGCCGGATCCACCGCCGCCGACACCGGCCAATTCGACAGCGGCGGACCACTTCTCGTCGACGGCCGGGTGATCGCCATCCTCTCGTGGGGTAAGAGCGGCGACCACCCCGGCGTCTATATGCGGATTCCGGCGCTCAACTTCTGA